Proteins encoded together in one Electrophorus electricus isolate fEleEle1 chromosome 9, fEleEle1.pri, whole genome shotgun sequence window:
- the zgc:64201 gene encoding prolyl-tRNA synthetase associated domain-containing protein 1: MVVCFHSPRVSELSWRCRVVLALRMRNSQLPSVCSHMVCHVKISLLLTHYLSNSGSSFTQMGSPELRTELEHFLKNLNIEYVTVEHPEVFTVEEMMPHVEHLSGAITKNLFLRDKKKKCLWLVSARHDRQVNLNDLAKKLGVGSGNLRFADEATMLEKLKVGQGCATALALFCDRDQSVKLVLDANLANGGHQRVYFHPMTNAATTGLKPDDLLRFLTETGHEPILQSFD; the protein is encoded by the exons ATGGTCGTCTGTTTCCATTCTCCACGTGTGTCTGAACTTTCCTGGAGGTGTCGTGTCGTTTTGGCCCTGCGCATGCGCAACAGCCAGCTCCCTTCCGTATGCAGTCATATGGTTTGCCATGTAAAGATATCTTTGCTGCTCACACACTATTTGTCGAATTCTGGATCGTCCTTTACGCAAATGGGATCCCCCGAACTACGGACAGAATTAGAACATTTCCTTAAAAACCTGAATATTGAATATGTCACCGTCGAACACCCAGAG GTCTTCACCGTGGAGGAGATGATGCCCCATGTGGAACATCTCAGCGGAGCCATCACTAAAAATCTGTTCCTCAGAGACAAGAAGAAAAAGTGTCTGTGGCTCGTGTCCGCCCGCCACGACCGGCAGGTCAACCTCAACGACCTGGCCAAGAAGCTGGGCGTCGGCAGCGGCAACCTCCGCTTCGCCGACGAGGCGACCATGCTGGAGAAGCTGAAGGTAGGCCAGGGTTGTGCCACAGCGTTGGCCCTCTTCTGTGACAGAGACCAGAGTGTGAAGCTCGTCCTGGATGCCAACCTGGCCAACGGTGGCCACCAGAGAGTCTACTTCCACCCCATGACCAACGCCGCCACCACGGGACTCAAACCGGACGACCTGCTGCGGTTTTTAACAGAGACGGGTCACGAGCCGATTCTCCAAAGCTTCGATTAG
- the LOC113591110 gene encoding uncharacterized protein LOC113591110 isoform X1, with product MKTWFQCTQWTLLFICVSDVFIFAAGSSTSTERVVMYSTVGKSLTFPTRVPLTGTIHYEGRNIGVVLNKNTDTETDEKFKNRLHWDNQTGLFTLSDLRTEDSGGYTVESSKESKIKQEYQLEVYKNVPAPQVTSSSNSSSDNTVCSLLCSVINGRGLVLFWYKDNFILNRTSSSNLNAILHLPLEIEKPKNDNFICVVSNPVSNKTTTANITTLCYHSPVHGDGRQRYIVSAVLSGVSVVAVIGVAVYLRRRKWQKESSQHTEASSASEGPHADLQYSEIAHKTDTQAYIPESFPEERYKLTTIYDQIRPQRFPSTDNSLECHQALV from the exons ATGAAGACCTGGTTTCAGTGTACACAATGGACTCTGCTTTTCATCTGTGTATCGG aTGTGTTCATCTTTGCTGCAGGTTCCAGCACTTCAACTGAGAGGGTGGTAATGTACAGTACTGTGGGGAAGTCCCTTACATTCCCTACCAGGGTACCACTTACTGGGACTATACACTATGAAGGCAGAAACATTGGAGTCGTGCTTAATAAAAACACTGATACAGAAACAGATGAGAAGTTTAAGAATCGTCTCCACTGGGACAATCAGACTGGGCTCTTCACTCTCTCAGACCTGAGGACAGAAGATTCAGGTGGTTATACTGTAGAGAGCAGTAAAGAGTCCAAGATCAAGCAGGAATATCAGCTGGAGGTGTACA aaaatgTACCAGCACCTCAGGTGACATCATCCAGTAACTCTTCTTCAGATAACACAGTCTGTTCATTACTGTGCTCAGTGATCAATGGGAGGGGACTGGTTCTCTTTTGGTATAAAGATAACTTCATATTAAACCGCACAAGTAGCTCCAATTTGAATGCCATATTGCATCTTCCTCTGGAGATTGAGAAGCCAAAAAATGACAACTTCATATGTGTGGTGTCAAACCCAGTCAGCAACAAAACAACCACAGCCAACATCACGACACTCTGTTACCACAGTCCTG ttCATGGAGATGGTCGTCAGAGGTATATAGTCAGTGCAGTGCTCAGTGGGGTTTCTGTTGTGGCAGTAATCGGGGTTGCTGTGTATCTCAGGAGGAGAAAATGGCAAAAGGAATCCAGTCAGCACACAGAAG CTTCATCTGCATCTGAAGGACCTCATGCTGATTTACAATATTCTGAAATAGCTCATAAAACTGATACTCAG gcctaTATACCTGAATCTTTCCCTGAGGAAAGGTATAAACTAACAACAATTTACGACCAAATTAGGCCACAGAGGTTTCCGTCCACAGATAACAGCCTAGAGTGCCATCAGGCTCTGGTTTAG
- the LOC113591110 gene encoding CD48 antigen isoform X2 translates to MKTWFQCTQWTLLFICVSDVFIFAAGSSTSTERVVMYSTVGKSLTFPTRVPLTGTIHYEGRNIGVVLNKNTDTETDEKFKNRLHWDNQTGLFTLSDLRTEDSGGYTVESSKESKIKQEYQLEVYKNVPAPQVTSSSNSSSDNTVCSLLCSVINGRGLVLFWYKDNFILNRTSSSNLNAILHLPLEIEKPKNDNFICVVSNPVSNKTTTANITTLCYHSPVHGDGRQRYIVSAVLSGVSVVAVIGVAVYLRRRKWQKESSQHTEGLYT, encoded by the exons ATGAAGACCTGGTTTCAGTGTACACAATGGACTCTGCTTTTCATCTGTGTATCGG aTGTGTTCATCTTTGCTGCAGGTTCCAGCACTTCAACTGAGAGGGTGGTAATGTACAGTACTGTGGGGAAGTCCCTTACATTCCCTACCAGGGTACCACTTACTGGGACTATACACTATGAAGGCAGAAACATTGGAGTCGTGCTTAATAAAAACACTGATACAGAAACAGATGAGAAGTTTAAGAATCGTCTCCACTGGGACAATCAGACTGGGCTCTTCACTCTCTCAGACCTGAGGACAGAAGATTCAGGTGGTTATACTGTAGAGAGCAGTAAAGAGTCCAAGATCAAGCAGGAATATCAGCTGGAGGTGTACA aaaatgTACCAGCACCTCAGGTGACATCATCCAGTAACTCTTCTTCAGATAACACAGTCTGTTCATTACTGTGCTCAGTGATCAATGGGAGGGGACTGGTTCTCTTTTGGTATAAAGATAACTTCATATTAAACCGCACAAGTAGCTCCAATTTGAATGCCATATTGCATCTTCCTCTGGAGATTGAGAAGCCAAAAAATGACAACTTCATATGTGTGGTGTCAAACCCAGTCAGCAACAAAACAACCACAGCCAACATCACGACACTCTGTTACCACAGTCCTG ttCATGGAGATGGTCGTCAGAGGTATATAGTCAGTGCAGTGCTCAGTGGGGTTTCTGTTGTGGCAGTAATCGGGGTTGCTGTGTATCTCAGGAGGAGAAAATGGCAAAAGGAATCCAGTCAGCACACAGAAG gcctaTATACCTGA